A single region of the Phalacrocorax carbo chromosome 4, bPhaCar2.1, whole genome shotgun sequence genome encodes:
- the ARFIP1 gene encoding arfaptin-1 isoform X5, protein MEKLELVRKWSLNTYKCTRQIISEKLGRGSRTVDLELEAQIDILRDNKKKYENILKLAQTLSTQLFQMVHTQRQLGDAFADLSLKSLELHEEFGYNADTQKLLAKNGETLLGAINFFIASVNTLVNKTIEDTLLTVKQYESARIEYDAYRTDLEELNLGPRDANTLPKIEQSQQLFQMHKEKYDKMRNDVSIKLKFLEENKVKVLHNQLVLFHNAIAAYFAGNQKQLEQTLKQFHIKLKTPGADAPSWLEEQ, encoded by the exons tgtaCACGTCAAATCATCTCTGAAAAACTGGGTCGTGGCTCAAGAACAGTAGATCTGGAACTAGAAGCTCAGATAGATATATTgagagataataaaaaaaagtatgaaaatatCTTGAAACTGGCTCAGACGCTGTCCACACAACTCTTCCAGATGGTACATACCCAAAGGCAACTTGGAGATGCATTTGCTGACCTGAGTTTGAAATCATTGGAACTTCAT GAGGAGTTTGGCTACAATGCAGATACGCAGAAACTTCTAGCTAAAAATGGAGAAACTCTACTCGGGGCTATTAACTTTTTTATTGCCAGTGTGAATACATTGGTGAATAAAACAATTGAGGATACATTATTGACTGTGAAACAGTATGAAAGTGCCAG GATTGAATATGATGCCTATCGAACAGACCTAGAAGAGCTGAACCTTGGCCCTCGTGATGCAAACACTCTGCCAAAGATTGAGCAATCACAACAACTGTTTCAAATGCATAAAGAGAAATACGATAAAATGCGTAATGATGTATCTATCAAATTGaagtttttggaagaaaataag GTTAAGGTACTGCACAATCAGCTCGTTCTGTTCCACAATGCCATTGCGGCATACTTTGCTGGGAATCAAAAGCAGCTTGAACAGACACTTAAACAGTTCCACATCAAATTGAAAACTCCTGGAGCAGATGCCCCATCCTGGCTTGAAGAACAGTAA